One window of the Colletotrichum lupini chromosome 9, complete sequence genome contains the following:
- a CDS encoding cytochrome P450 encodes MLNVILDLVFSKPFGDLASNLDIYNYIYLTEYNILNIVVAAVLPSLLYILL; translated from the coding sequence atgcTTAACGTTATTTTAGATCTCGTATTTAGTAAGCCGTTCGGCGATCTAGCTTCTAatttagatatttataactatatttacttaacggaatataatatactaaatatcgTCGTCGCGGCCGTTCTACCCTCTTtactctatatattattatag
- a CDS encoding alcohol dehydrogenase GroES-like domain-containing protein produces VAKYVRVPFTKTNLIPIPLTYNTTNLTIEHDYLTVFELGNSVAVFGAGPVRLLFTYLAILRRVSKVYVVKYIKQYLTLTAFISAIPINFINKDLIT; encoded by the exons GTAGCTAAATACGTAAGGGTCCCCTTTACTAAAACTAACCTAATCCCTATCccgttaacttataatactactaactTAACGATCGAGCACGACTACCTAAccgt atTCGAACTCGGTAATTCCGTCGCTGTTTTCGGGGCGGGTCCCGTTAGgctactatttacttatttagctattttacgTAGAGTATCTAAGGTCTacgtcgttaaatatataaaacaaTACCTTACTCTCACCGCTTTTATTAGCGCTATCCcgattaactttattaataaagaccttaTTACCTAA